Proteins from a genomic interval of Equus quagga isolate Etosha38 chromosome 11, UCLA_HA_Equagga_1.0, whole genome shotgun sequence:
- the LOC124247659 gene encoding keratin-associated protein 4-8-like, producing MVSSCCGSVCSDQGCGQETCCRPSCSVSSCCRPQCCQSVCCQPTCCHPSCCISSCCRPSCCGSSCCRPSCCISSCCRPSCSISICCRPQCCQSECCQPTCCIPSCCRPSCCLRPVCGWVSCHTTCYRPTCVISTCPRPVCCASSCC from the coding sequence ATGGTCAGCTCCTGTTGTGGCTCCGTCTGCTCTGACCAGGGCTGTGGCCAGGAGACCTGCTGCCGCCCCAGCTGCAGTGTGTCCAGCTGCTGCAGGCCCCAGTGCTGCCAGTCTGTGTGCTGCCAGCCCACCTGCTGCCACCCCAGCTGCTGCATTTCTAGTTGTTGCCGCCCCTCCTGCTGTGGTTCCAGCTGCTGCAGGCCCAGTTGCTGCATCTCTAGCTGCTGTCGCCCCAGCTGCTCCATCTCCATCTGCTGCAGGCCCCAGTGCTGCCAGTCTGAGTGCTGCCAGCCCACCTGCTGCATTCCTAGTTGCTGCCGCCCCTCCTGCTGTCTGCGCCCAGTCTGTGGCTGGGTCTCCTGCCACACCACTTGCTATCGGCCCACCTGTGTCATCTCCACCTGCCCCCGCCCTGTGTGCTGTGCCTCTTCCTGCTGCTGA
- the LOC124247664 gene encoding LOW QUALITY PROTEIN: keratin-associated protein 4-7-like (The sequence of the model RefSeq protein was modified relative to this genomic sequence to represent the inferred CDS: inserted 2 bases in 1 codon): MANSCCGSVCSDQSCGQGICQETCCQPSCCQTTCCRTTCCRPSCCASSCCRPSCCQTTCCRPSCCQTTCCRTTCCRPPRCCVSSCCRPQCCQSVCCQPTCCQPPCCRTTCCHPSCYVSSCCRPSCCQTTCYRTTCCRPSCFGRLCQETCCRPSCCQTTCCRTTCCRPSCCVSSCCRPQCCQSVCCQPTSCRPSCCISSCCRPSCXXXXCCRPSCCRPQGCQSVCCQPICCRPSCCRPSCCISSCCQTTCCRTTCCRPSCCISSCRRPSCCGSSCCRPTCCISSCCRPSCCPTICCRPICSSGSCC, from the exons ATGGCCAACTCTTGTTGTGGCTCTGTTTGCTCTGATCAGAGCTGTGGCCAAGGCATCTGCCAAGAGACCTGTTGCCAACCCAGTTGCTGCCAGACCACCTGTTGTAGGACCACCTGCTGCCGCCCCAGCTGCTGTGCATCCAGCTGCTGCCGCCCCAGCTGCTGCCAGACCACCTGCTGCCGCCCCAGCTGCTGCCAGACCACCTGCTGCAGGACCACCTGTTGTCGCCCCCCCAGGTGCTGTGTGTCCAGCTGCTGCAGGCCCCAGTGCTGCCAATCTGTGTGCTGCCAGCCCACCTGCTGCCAGCCCCCTTGCTGCAGGACCACCTGTTGCCACCCAAGCTGCTATGTGTCGAGCTGTTGCCGTCCCTCCTGCTGCCAGACCACCTGCTATAGAACAACCTGCTGTCGTCCCAGCTGCTTCGGCC GCCTCTGCCAGGAGACCTGCTGCCGCCCCAGCTGCTGCCAGACCACCTGCTGCAGGACCACCTGTTGTCGCCCCAGCTGCTGTGTGTCCAGCTGCTGCAGGCCCCAGTGCTGCCAGTCTGTGTGCTGCCAGCCCACCAGCTGCCGCCCCTCCTGCTGCATCTCTAGCTGCTGCCGCCCCAGCTG NNNNNNNNNNTGCTGCCGCCCCAGCTGCTGCAGGCCCCAGGGCTGCCAGTCTGTGTGTTGCCAGCCCATCTGCTGCCGCCCCAGCTGCTGCCGCCCCTCATGCTGCATCTCTAGCTGCTGCCAGACCACCTGCTGCAGGACCACCTGCTGCCGCCCCTCCTGCTGTATCTCCAGCTGCCGCCGCCCCTCCTGCTGTGGTTCCAGCTGCTGCAGGCCCACATGCTGCATTTCTAGCTGCTGTCGCCCCAGCTGTTGCCCGACCATCTGCTGCCGCCCCATCTGCTCTAGTGGTTCTTGCTGCTGA